The following nucleotide sequence is from Trifolium pratense cultivar HEN17-A07 linkage group LG2, ARS_RC_1.1, whole genome shotgun sequence.
CAACGTATGAAATTGAAACTTTTCGTTTggttaaaattatttgtttattatttggtgcattttaaaatttatctatTCTTTACTAAATTATACTATTAAACTTGATCATCCTCTAAAATGAATTCCTAACTCTGTTCCTGACTATGAGACTAGAAATCAAGTTGCCAACAAGACATCTATTTTTCTTCCGCTAGAGATGGACTACCTTTCAAGTTCCGCCAGAGATGGACTACCTTTAAAGCATAAGGCAGGGCTAGCTCAATTCTTTTTATGTGGGGCAGAGCCGGCCCAAACATAAGGCAGTCCAAACCCTTGCTTTAGGCCTCCAAattcatttcaaattcaatgaTTTTAGAGTGAGTTTGtaatttgaatatgtaatgatttctaTTGATGTACTTTaccaatttaaataaatgaatatattgttgtttttttagtaaaaaaaattaggagaTGAAATATTCCTCTTAACAACAtctgttgattttttttttttagtatttatcATCATATTATAGGTAGGAGTTGGAGTTAAAACTATATATGGacaacaaatattcaaatttgaGAAGATACTAGATTTAGTCTAGTGATGAGAGATTTTGGTAGTTAGTATGAAATTCTAAATTTAAACCTCATTAGCtccaagaaagaaaaagaaaaaaaaattcgagaCTTTATTTAGAAgatttgattaatatttttaatacaagtgtataaatttatatatagaacTTGTCCCATGGCTGTGGCCTATAAtcatgttttaaattttaacctcGTTGATAAGTCAACTAATTATTTTCCCACTTGGTACTAATTATATGTGCTCCaatatcaagaaaaaaaataatgttgataTAAGTATAGGTTAGTTGCAAAGAAAATAGTCATAAACTGCCAAGAGAATGAACATTAATGGTGGGTATTGTCAATAGTTTCACTATCAAAAAGGATAAGAGGGAATCATTAAAAGAagcaaatgaaaatgaaatttagGTTTAGTGACGGCAAAGGAAATATGAAAACAGAAATATCTTAAATAAGATATATAGCTGAAGATGGTGACTTCAAATAAAGCTTCCTATCTTTttcaaaaagataaataaataaagcttCCTATGTTTttcaaaaagataaataaataaagcttCCTATCATATTCAAGTGGTCAAAAATAAAATGCGATGCAAATAACAAATTTTGTCAAGTATGGCATTAAAGTATGGTTGAAGGAATACTTTAATCATTTGTTATACTCAAAAATTAGAGATGAAACTTAGCATCGCTTGTTTAAGAGCTCAAATTTCTTATTACTTAAATCAATTCATTAATAATTGACTTACTTTATTTTTCCATTAACCTAGCCTCACACACACTATAAAATATATGGAGATTGACAAAAATCGTTTTGTTCACATTTGGCAGGAAAACAGCAGAAGTGCGGACTAGTTGATTAATTTTAACCTTACTTCTATTTCTTGGAATCTTTGTTATTATGGAGTCTTCTCCTAATGAGCTTAGATGACTCATGTTTGATGATATTTTCGGGGCTTACATGCCTAGTAGCGTCAGTTTAATTCCTTAActtctttttgtttcttttttggacTTCGGCCAAAAAAACTAGGATTActtgatatttataaaaaacttTGTTACACTATTAATATTTAATCATATAATAGTTACATCATTAATCATTAAGTTACTGTATTACTTTTTGGTATAAAGactattaaaagttaaaatctttgacaaaaaaaaaattgaaaatatataaaatttaaaaaatagtaattagacCATCAAAATTATTCTCAGATGGATTTTACATAacctttaaatatatttttccatttaaaaaaacttaatatccAGCTCAAGAATCAACTAATTCGAGGGACCAATCATATCGCCCACTTGCGGGAGCCTCTTTAATGCCATAGTTTTTTTTACTCTGTATAAACTAGTCCGTCAAAATTGacagaccttgagaggagcacactccaagGTCTCAAGCCAACATCACTACACCAACTCGTGCGTaccatttgaaattttaattttttttttctgctgtCATGATTAGTAgattatatgaatatttgttacaaaagtttaattttttttaacaaaaggtgaattaaatatgaattttttagttttttgcacataaataattcatcttatgttaaaaaattctaaatttttatcgaagatgttcttataatattataaacatgaatacaaaaagtcattcaaaaatgtgaaagtatacatgAGTTGAATAAAAAgcagggactaaaaacattgactcatgaaacttcagggactaaaaactgtgaaaacaaacttcagagactaaaatgaaaattctgaaaaactatgggaaccaaaaacatatttaactcaaaaataaaaatattaaattttgttaagttaTTCCATAGAATGAGAAGATAGGGCAAGATGGAGTCTCCCCAAACTTTATTCTCCCTTTGGAAATTTAGGAACTTAGTCACCGTTGATGCAAGTTGAGATACGATagataaaatgacaaatatattaaaatttatatgtatTGTAAAGTTTTAGATACGAACCTTTGAGTTTGAAGCACATTTTCTATTTCCAAAATATTGCAActttccaatttttatttttttttatatatacaatttTCCAATTGCTTTGGCTTGCATGACCAAGACTTAAAGTGCATTCATTTTTTGCATTAATTTTTTTGCAAAAGCAGCCATTAATTAAGGTAATGTCTCATGTAAAGCAGGGTGATTTGCGCTGAACTTGGTAACGGTTCGATCCCCtgcaactgtgatcgggagaggctgaaaccacttgatgccagaactgaccccgaaccagattaaactggtggtgaaaaaaaaattgcaaggcaGCCATAAATTAAGTTTGGGTCatgcacttgttaaacatactaaatatagaaataagaaataaaattaatgttgataGGACAACTTTTTATGTACACTTTCAATGTATTAAATGTATCAGTTTCAAAACAgaatttctttatttatatgCTTAATTAGTGTCCTACTAATCCCCTCGCCCgagggcactatttagcatttaaTATCTTATTCTATGACAGATGATTGCATTTGCATCACAATATTCCTAACTGAAATTTCTTTGAAATTAAATTCAGCAACCATGATAAATAATTTCAGTAacattgtaccaaaaataaataatttcggTAACAACGGTTGACTGAATTCAGAGTACATATTGTGTTTTCTTTCTGTCCTCCTCACTAAAATCATTCACAGCAAAGGATTAGCCGTCTATATCTCTTTTGCTttctttaaaaaacaaaattggatCAAACTTATTTCTTATTGGCCtaaaactttttaattttttttttaaagtttctaaaatagtaaaacatttttttaacagaCGTAATTTGAACCAAATACGATTTAATTTTtgctaatttatttttgttaaatattttgTGTCATAGATTATCTTCTTCTTACCATTTAAGAATAGCTAATTAAGAACATACCTTATTATAGGATTGGAAGTTATCCTCCACATATAAGCACAACTCTTACAATTGTAGGATTCTATAAAGAACCAAAAATCTTGATAATTGGTTAGGCGTGCAATGTGTGCTTTCTAATAATGTCATCACTTTTGCATCTCAATTTTGTGCTGTTTATGTTTTTCGCAAAGAAATAAGGTTGTGTTTTAAAACAATTTGGTTAGGAAAAACTTGGACgatttgaaaagaaagaaacaacagAGTATTTGGTCAAAACGAATTATCTCATGTCAGGTTgaataaaaacatcaaaattcatGTTTGGTGGTTGTTAATGGCAGTACAGCATAAaggatttttgttttgatttgaatTCTTGGATGGTTAATCCATCTTCTTAGGAGAAAGCTTTGCCGGAGAAGTAAAGATATGTCAACTATGTTGGCATCCTTTTACTCAATCCAAACTAGTTaactctcaaatatatatatatatatatatatatatatatatatatatatatatatatatatatatatatatatatatatatgagtcaggatccgttgacaccaactagtttgacaccaaatgttacacctctcaataacgttttaaccgatataaattttataaaatccaccgttggattgaaagtttacatcatatagatcatttgtgtaaaatttcaaataaatccaaaatcatttgatatgttattgagatacatcaaaattaacggtttttgtatttttttaaatgccgttaatctttatgtgtctcaatagcatatcaaatgattttggatttgtctgaaattttacacaaatgatctatatgatgtaaactttcaatccaacggtggattttataaaatttatatcggttaaaacgttattgagaggtgtaacatttggtgtcaaactagttggtgtcaacggatcctgactctatatatatatatatatatatatatatatatatatatatataagaaaacttGGGGGACTAGACGAATATCCAAGTGGGAGCTAACAAATTCAACTACACCACATTAAAAGCATTACCTATAAAACTCGTAGGAAAAATCAGATGAAGGTTAAAATATTGCAATGCTCcaaaagagattaacaaaattGATATTCTGGCAAACCAAATCAATTTATAATGAAAGCATGACTTATATTATTAGGAACTGTGTCCTGCCATTGAGAGTCTTGAATGTGCAATCCAATGGTAACAATATCATCAACACACTAATTGTCttctctataaatatgtgaTATAATGAAAACATATGCTTTGGAAACTCCACAATTTAACCAACAATTACGAAAGATCAAAGAAATCATAAAAGGAATCTTAAAAGCAAGAGTGACCAGGGTAGAAGCAGATGAAaatatgcttctttttttttcttagtaaATATAACCAAAATCGTAGCAAATATATGTTTTACATATAACCTTTTAATTGTCTCTCAAATGGACGATTCTAAAACCTAACTTCTCTTACAATTACAGAAAGAAAATTATAGTTTCATTAGTTTGAGAATAGTTaccaaagattttttttttttgacaaaagttgccaaagaatattaaaaatccCATATTAGAAAATAATTGGTTATGTACATatgttgtaatttattttgaagaTGTACCTGAAACCATTTTATATCCCACATCATTTACAAGGCAAATGCAATACTGTATTCTCCTCATCTATTGCTAGAATCAAGTTATTCCAAAGTTCTGGTTTTGAATGCTTAATCATTCTCAAACTCTCAACAATAAGGGGTTGCTCAAAGCAGCAGCTTCAGGTCAAGACACTTTCACTATGTAAGTAATCTGGACACAACTTATAAACATATTGCGAGTTGTTTCCATAAATTCTCTCGAGCAGTAACACCAGTACTTATATCAGTATTTACACTAGTagataaaaataagtcaattcaaacagatCATTGATACAACTGCTTTATACTTTTCATTTCAAAAGATAGCTCAATGCAAGTTAATTTCTCATACCTATAAAATCATAATTTTAGAAACTTGAATCAATATGATGAAATTACTTCAAAACCTTATCAATAGCTGGAatagctcagttggttagagcGTGTGGCTGTTAACCACAAGGTCGGAGGTTCAACCCCTCCTTCTAGcgtttattttcatttttcttaaaaaaagctTCATAATATTTCTTAGACTGCCTAACTTGTTTTGTACATCTGATTCTTCACCGTTCAATACATTCTCTTCTTCACAAAAATTTAATGCAACAATACCCATAATAAAGGTATAAATTTACCATGGAAAAGAAATCATCAAAAATCCAAAACCAGAAGAAAAATCAATAAGCATACTTCATTAAACAGCATTCTAATAATCTAATGTCTTGAAATCACTTGTACCGCAGAAttatccgtaaaaaaaaaaaaaaagattcagAAATAATAGGTTTCTGCTGGTGAAGGCTTGGAACCTTGGAGTGTGCTCTTATCAAGGTGTCAAGATCGAATTCTTCAGGTGCCACTTCCTGTGTTTGGCCAATCCATCCCCCCTCCCTCCTGACTAGTGGACAGTGGAATTGGTATCCATCAGATTAGTCGGTCATTGAGCTAGATACcaagtcttaaaaaaaataagattcgTAAATGCAACATATTCCATCAGGGATGTGAGAATCATAAGATcaatccaaaaacaaaacatcacattatatTGATCATTATTCAACAAAAGGCCACAACACCACATCACAAAAATCCATATCAAAACAAGAGTGAATAGATTTTTATgtaatttcaacaaatatgaacaaaaattcTTTAGTGAACTCTTTCTCAAGTTTAATTTGCATTGAGCTGCTTACATAATCTGTTAGTTAGTTGTCACTGTTGAAGCAAGTTGAGATACTTATGGATTACcaaaacacaataaataaaaaactatgtaataaaaaaagtttatgatGCAAGTTAAGTTCCAAACACAAAATCCCTCTTATCAATTCTACAAGAAAATCTAATAGGAACAATTCAAGGCAAAATTCTACCTCTACTTAAAGTTCCTTCTGCCAAAGCTTATTCTCCTACAATTTATTTActcaaaccaaaacaaaacaaaaacaaaattttcatcCAAATTGATTTCATCAACTAACTATGTTTGCAGAAGGTTTTTTGTCTTGAAGAGAAATCACAGTTTCAAATGCACCAACCAATGCTTTAACCTTGCTCTTTCTAGCTTCAACAAGTTTACTTGCTGTTTCCTCAATAACATTGTTAAACAATCCTTGTGCATCTTTCTTATCCTCAACATCTTGGTGTCTCAAAACAACTTTCTCTTGACCATTGCCACCACCATTGCTCTCACTACATGCttcatctctttttttaaaGCTTTTCCTTTCGCTGTTATTGTTAACATTTGCTTTCTCTGCCAACGTTTTCGCTCTCCGAAATGTAAGCCTCCTAGGAGTATTTTTCTCAATTTGTTTATCAACCACTTTGCCTCTTCTGAACTTCAGTTTTATCATCTCACAGTCCTTGTCTTCAACTTCCTTAACCTTTCTCGGCTTGCTTTTCTTCTCGACTTTTAAAGCCTCCTCGTTTTCCATGCATTCGATTTCGCAGTTTATTCCTGATAAAGAATCCACCTCAAATTCACTAGTTGTATATTCAGATTCCTCGTCTTCGTCAGATAAGGATCGAGTAACTGAGGTTGACGAAGACATAGGTGTGGACAACTGAGGGAGGTACGACTCATCATCATAGCTTGCAGTTTGATCAGATTGTAAAGTTTTCTCTTCACTTTCCGTCTTAATGACATACAAAGTCCTTTCCTCCACCTCGTTGTTGCTGTCgctgctgctgttgttgttgatgttgttgttattgtgtTCTTCGAGCTCATCTTCTTTTGCCGTCTTCTGATTCCTAAGATGAGACACGATTTTGAGGCTCTTGTGATTTCTTGAATTTAGACTTGAAACTCTTTTAAGAGAAGCTCTTGGAGATGATAAAGCTTTTATAGGTGTTATCGGTTTTCTTGAAACTGTTTTGGAGGAGGCTACTTTCTTTTCTGTCTTGATCTCACTAATTATTTTGTCATCAAAGCCTTCAGAGGAATTCATAGAGGAAGATACTTTCTTCTTTGCAACGCGATTTGAATTCAAAGGTGCCGAATGTTTTGCCGACAACTTTATTTCTTTACCATTTAAAGAAGATAACTGCGATGAAGTACCCGAGCTCTTGGAAGTCGATTTTGATGaggttttgacttttgaagtaTTTTCAACCATTTTGAGAGTCGATTTTGACACAGCTTCGACTGGACCATCAGTTGATTTTGATGAAGTTTTGACTTTGGAAGTTGGTTTTGATGTATTTTCCACCTTCTTGGTAGTTGATTTTGATAGATTTTCCACCTTAACAGGAGTTGATTTTGATTGTGATTGCACCTCCTTATCAGTTGATGATGAAATTTCTTGACTTGTCGATGGAGAAGTACGAAACTTCAGAAGGAATGATGATGGTTTGACCTCGACTGATGATGCTTTCTTCCTGTTTACCTTAACTTCATTCGCAACATGCTTTTGGCTATCAAATGATTTCGATGGAAGTTCATGTGCATTGATATCTAAGGCATCAGGAATCTGAGTCTTTGAATCAACCGATTCTTTGTGTACAACCGTCAACATCTTTGTTGGCTTGGAATCAACCGAATCTTTGAGTACGTCTGTTGACATCTTTGTTGGTTTGGAATCAACAGGTGGTTTGGACTTGGCAATCACCTGACCGATGCTCGCTTCCGAActttgatgaattttttttcttgtagcTCTATTCGGTATAGATCGCTTCGATACAAATGCATGCTCCCCCCCATATTTACACAAATCATGACAGGAACCAGTGGAAGCTCTGAGATAATTAGGAACAACTTTTTCATCGCCATTTCCCGACCTAGCATTGCCGGCAGAGTTCCTTCTTACTTTAACCTCAGGTGACTTAGTTACATCCGGGGTAACCAGTGATTCAACACTTTCACTCGCCATCAGATGAAAAATGAGATGCGCAGAAGAACAGAACAGGATTAAGATCGAAAATCCTGaaattcaaaaagaaaacttattctaaatacatcaatcaaataaataaaaaggacaTACATTTATGTAACGAGTGATTCTTATCTAAACGAGAATAAAATTACAAAGCATATTCAAAATATCAATGGAAGTACGAAAATAAGCACAAAtcattgaaatataaaatttaaggtagaaacaaatgaaaatttatCGGTTATAAAATCATAATCTTTGAAACTAGCCTCAATTTAGAGAAAATAACTTCAAAACAGTGTCAGTTGCTGGAatagctcagttggttagagcGTGTGGCTGTTAACCACAAGGTCGGAGGTTCAACCCCTCCTTCTAGcgtttatttttttgcttagaaaaaatcaataaaattccGATTTGAAACTCGAAAtagaaatgaaacaaaaaattttATTGCACAAAAAATTGCCTAACTTGTTTTTCATATTTGATTCTTCTCCATTCAGTCCAGATCAATACATTATCTTCTTTTATTGTGAAAAATAACAtacatgcaaaaaaaaaattaattcaataaTGTACTAAggcaaaacaaatcaaaaataaaaaaccaaatggAAACATTTGTACTGCAAAATTATGTGTCATAATTGTGAAACAGTAAGCTTTGTTTTTAACTGCAAAAAAATTAGGCACTTATGATTATTCATTATCAATCACATTAATCATGAAACCAATCATCTATGTAAATCATTGATTCATAACCATAAGATCAATCCAAATTCAAAACATAACCTTATATAAcattgattcaataaaaatccacAACACCACATCACAAAATTTATAACAAAACTTAATGATCAAGAAAACTTTTCTTGCAACAACATAGACAACAATTTTCTAACAATATCACAAATTTCAATCCAGAAaataataaacctaaaaaaataatctttttttatgaaaattcacttaaaaatcaaaactttggAAACACCCAAATGAAATCAATCCAATAGAACAGAAAAACGAAACAGGGGAGATTCTAAAAACCAATCTAGatcaataaaaatcaaatttttaaacaaaccCAATTGCATTTAggtaaaaataacaataacccAGATCatgatttttgttgaaaatgatgaaaagatgaagaaaaaaaaagtatcataCCTTGTTTTCAGAAGAAAAAATGAGAAAAGGATGATTTttatgaagaaagaaaaagagagtataAGAAAGTGAATAGTGATGGCTATAGGGACCACTGAAAGAGAACGTGGAAGCAAGTGTTGTTCTTGTTTTTCTGGTTTCGGTTTGGCGTGTGTGTCTCTTCACTTCATTTGTTTGTTACAGAAtccagagagagagagagagagagagagagagagagagagagagagagagagagagagagaaagagagagttgaatttttatttttattttttaattgaggAAATTAGAAGTCATTTAAAACTCACTCATATATGAAGTGGAGAGGCTATTCGACTCATTGCGTCTAGAAATATCGATATTTTTGTCGGTTGAGTTATTGAGTTAGATGTGTATTTATTTACTTAATATATGAGACAAATAGTTTCCAATTTCATCCCTCTTGAGTATGCACCATTGTTAGTTGAAAATTCTTAAAAAGAATTTATCATGTTAAAGTATTTACCAAGAATCGCTCATTTGATTTACACGAGTTTTGTAAAACTCGAggaattatattatatatgtagttaaaatttcatatttctttAAGAACAAAAGGATTAATGGGCAATCAATCGTTGGTTGATTTAGTGGTGATCGAcactgaatttggtagggaggaccacggtgcAATCTTCGCAACTGCGAACGGAAGGGGGCTGGAagcacttgatgccagaactgacccagATTAAACTCGtcgtgaaaaagaaaaagaaaaacagattTGCAGGCTTCCTTTTTTTGAGAACTAgagttaaattt
It contains:
- the LOC123905677 gene encoding probable protein phosphatase DDB_G0282105; its protein translation is MASESVESLVTPDVTKSPEVKVRRNSAGNARSGNGDEKVVPNYLRASTGSCHDLCKYGGEHAFVSKRSIPNRATRKKIHQSSEASIGQVIAKSKPPVDSKPTKMSTDVLKDSVDSKPTKMLTVVHKESVDSKTQIPDALDINAHELPSKSFDSQKHVANEVKVNRKKASSVEVKPSSFLLKFRTSPSTSQEISSSTDKEVQSQSKSTPVKVENLSKSTTKKVENTSKPTSKVKTSSKSTDGPVEAVSKSTLKMVENTSKVKTSSKSTSKSSGTSSQLSSLNGKEIKLSAKHSAPLNSNRVAKKKVSSSMNSSEGFDDKIISEIKTEKKVASSKTVSRKPITPIKALSSPRASLKRVSSLNSRNHKSLKIVSHLRNQKTAKEDELEEHNNNNINNNSSSDSNNEVEERTLYVIKTESEEKTLQSDQTASYDDESYLPQLSTPMSSSTSVTRSLSDEDEESEYTTSEFEVDSLSGINCEIECMENEEALKVEKKSKPRKVKEVEDKDCEMIKLKFRRGKVVDKQIEKNTPRRLTFRRAKTLAEKANVNNNSERKSFKKRDEACSESNGGGNGQEKVVLRHQDVEDKKDAQGLFNNVIEETASKLVEARKSKVKALVGAFETVISLQDKKPSANIVS